The window GGGGGGACACGGCTGCTGCGTCTGCGACTCTGGCTTCAGGCCGGGCCTCCTTGTTGCGACTGGGGTTCCAAAGGCCACCTCTTCCCTCTTGTCTGGTCCGCAGGATGACCAGGGTCGACCTCAAGAATTATCTGCAGAGCATCTATAATGTGCCCGTGGCTGCCGTGAGAACCAGGGTACAGCacggtgagtgtgtgtgtgggggggtgagAACCAGGATACAGCACAataaagaggggaagagggggggaCCAGACCACAGCATGGTGAATGGAGGCCCTCTTTCTCTTGCTTTGCTCTCCCCAGCTCTGCCACTAGTGACCAGGTGGTGGCGCTTCAGGATCAGAAGTACAATGGTCAGTGGGGCTGGGCAGCCTCTAGCTTGGTGGGCTCTCTCCCTCTTGGCTATTGCCTTTGTCACCAGCTCTGCTGCCAGCTGCCCCCCCCCCATGCAGgttcccagcccccaccaagggATGCCAATGATGGGGCTCCCTCGGAGGGTTGGGGCTTCAGGAGCAGGTTGGGGTGGCTGAACTTCTGGGCCCGGAATAATTGGAGCAGAACTCGGGAGGGGGAAACTAAGGAAGGTCTCTTCCAACAGGGTCCAACAAGAAGCGGGATCACAGGAACGTGCGCATCAAGCAGCCGGATTACAAGGTCGCCTATGTCCAGCTGGTGAGTCAAACCTGGCGCTCGGAGCTGCGGGCACGGGGCTGCTGGGGGGTGGCTCGGGGGAAAAGGGGGCGAAGGGGTTTCCCTACGACCTCCCCCTCCCGTCACCGCCCAGTGTCCAAGAGGGCTGGAAAGTCCCTGCAGGCCTTGGGGGGGGGTTCCTCTGGGCATCTCTCTGGGGCTGCCCTGGTCCACCTGGAGATTGTGGGCGTGGGGGGAGACTTCAGAAATCTGCACAGCTGAGGCCATTTgggtgtgagtgtgagtgtgtgggtgtgtgtgtgtgtgagagagagagagagacaccttGGGGAGCGCGGCTGGCCCTCGTTAGCAGTTGGGCCCCAGGGTTTCGGAGTGTCTTAACACTGGCTGTTGCTGGTCAGTAAGGCTGGGGCTGGGCGCAGCTCCTCAGGCCCCTCGCTAAGCAGGCTCCCTCCAGGGGTCTGATGGGAAGTTCTGGCTTCTGCTGGGGTCACGGAGGGCTGGGGCCTCTGGGCCGACGCCGACCTTTGCTCAGCCCGGCTGCTCCCTTCACCTCAATCTCTGTTGGGATCTTGGCCGTGAGCGTCCCCCCAAAGTATCACTTATGCTCCCCCGGCTCTCCCCCTCCTCTCGCAGCATGGAGTAAGGAGGGGTGACCTTGGCCTTAGCCCCCCCCAGGGCAGGTCCTGggtcttttttgtctctgtagCCCCCATTGGGCCTCTCCTTGGCCGGCAAATAGCTGGGATTGCTCAACCGTCAgataaagggccatggaaacaAAGGGCTGTTTGCCTGGGGAGGGGGGTCACAGCAGTGCCCCGGGGTCTCCCCTTCAGAGGCCTCTGGACCCCTGGCCTTGGGATGACctgggaggaggtgggaggagggggaaggccCAGGGCCCCTGCCCTTTGAAGCCCCCTCCCCACCTGGGCATCTTTGAGCCCTCTCCCCTCCAGTCCTGCACATGGGCCGCCCTTGTCCATCATCTGTCCCAGATCTCCCTCCACAGCTGAGTCGGGGCCGGGAGGGGGCCCTCCACAGGGCCCTGGGAACCCCATTTGTTCCCAGCTGTGCTTCCTCCAATTTCACTTTAAACAGCCGGAacggaggaggcggcggcggccggGGGGCGGGAGCCCGCCGCCAGATGGCAGTGGTGCTCTTGGGGAGAGCGCGGGCCGGGGGCGCTTTGTGCGAGCTGGGGTCAGGCCGCCTCCCTCAGACGACCACTGCCTCCTTTCTCCGGCCGGCAGCCCACGTGCGCAGCCGGCTCTGTGGCAGCCCAGCCCGGGAGGAAGCCCCTGGGCAGAAAGCCCCCTGTAGGGGGGGGGCGCCCCGGGGCCCCGGCCCCTTCCCGGGAGGCTACGGTTACAGTGGCTTTTGAGTCATCCGAGCCGGCCCCCAGCCCCCAGTCGTGAAAATTGAACTCTAGCACGGAGATCTCGTATCAACAGCTGCCCGGAGGCTTAGCGTGGAACAGTGTGTCTAATGTCCCCGCTCCGAGGCTCCTTGATCATAATTTGTAACGGCCGCTCCCCCGCCCCGACTTGACTGACTCCGGCAGGACGTGGGGGAGGGGGGCGAGTGACGGGAACAGCCTGGGTGTCGCTTGAAAGGGGGGAGGCTTTGGGGGGCTGGTTTGGCCTTTCCCTGACAGTCGCTGCCGTGAAACGGCTGGAGGGGCTTCGGGCGGCAATGAGCCCGTTAGAAAATGTATCTCGCACCCCCTTGTCAGGCGCGGGAGTCCAACCCCAGAAACGCGGCTCTGCCCTAATTGCGGACAGCTAGAAAGGCCCCAAAGGGTCCGGCCTTCGTGGTTCCGGAGGCTCGGCCCACACAGAGGGGTCCCGGGAAAAAGCGGGAGCACCGTTCCCTTTGCCCTGGGCTTGGGGGCGTTGTTTTTTTATCTCGGGTTTCCCCTCCCAGTTCTTTGCCCGGGGcagcttttcctttctctttgtaaGGACGAGGggcttcctttctccccttttcctttttgaggGAAAGCTCACGTTCTCTAGGTGGGGGAAGCGGCCGGCGCCCCAGCGCCCACCGAGCCTGCGGAGGAAGCGCCCCCGATTGGAGCCCGAGCCTCCCTCCCCGGCTGGGCTGAACTCTGTAAATCGCACACTCCTCCGCATTTGCGTTTGAAAATGTCATTTTGCCTCCTTCTCCTGGGGGAAAGCGGCGACTCCCCGCGATCTAGTGCCATCAACCCCCGTTCTGGGCAATCAGCCCTGCGTGTAAACTATTGCCCtctggtattttaaaaaagaaaaaagccctcGGAGATGTGTAAGCTAAGCCCCCCGCGCGCGGGCTACCGAGCTCGCGGCCCTGCTTTTCATCACTCCCCGCTCTGACACCCCGCTCCATCTGATCAGAATTTATCAGCCTTCAATTCTCAGGGTGTCCCGTGCTGGCCGACAGCCCGCGCTCCGGCTTCTTGACAGAGCGCGGGCTCTGGGGAGCCGCCCGCCCCCGCCtcgttttatttattaaaacgtCCCGGAGCCAGACGGGCCCTTTGTGTCCCCTGACCTATCCCGGAACGGCGGAAGGGCTCGATATTTAATATCGCGTGTATTACTGCAGCCGCGTTGATTAAATATGAATCGGCGGCGATACTTTAGAAACGGAGGCCCGAGGGGGGACCGCCCGGCCTGGCGGCGGCGATGCCCCGGGCGGGTTGGGGTGGCCCCCCCCCGCACCCCGAATCACGCCCGGCGCGGGCCTTTGTTGATACCGATCGCCGCTGAATTTCCTAAGACCAGTTAATTTGCAAAGCCTTCCTGATTTATAGAGCGGGGGGCCGGGGCGGCCGTATTTCTCCGCCGCTCTGGGccgggaggagggggaagggcttGCGGGACTCGGGGTCTGCagggctcccccctcccccccccggaATGGACACCGTTAATGAGGCCACAAGCGGGGCAAATGCGGCTCAATGAAGAGATAATGTCAGTGAAAAGATCATTGTCCCAGAGTGATGGTTTCCTGCTGCTAGATGAAAGCCGAGGCCGGGGCGGAGGCAGAGACGCCGCTGCTCCGGACACGCTCCGGCTGCCGGGGCGCGGAGTCCATCACGGCCAGcagcggggggtgggggggtaaaggGGGGCGGGGGCATTAATCACTGCTCCGGGCTGGGGGGGGGGCCGCCGCGCGGGGATCGGGCCCTCGGGCCCAGGGGCCCCGTGCCTAGGCCCGTGGCTGCTTCCTCCCCAGGCTTACGGACAGACCTTCACGTTCCCGGACCTGTTTCCTGAGAAAGAAACAAGCCCCGACACCGTCTCCTTTGAAGGCATCCAAAATGAGTTTatggataaagagagagagaggcagaaaggagaCCCGCGGCGCGGGGGTGTCCCCGACTGGTTCGGCTTGTGATGGGGAGGCCCGCGCTGCCCCCCGGCCCGTCTGGGGGGGGGGAACTCTTCAACAAGGCGGAATTAAAGCTTgctttatggaaaaggaaaaatggattccttgccttttttttttttcccttgtgtcttttttttccctggagGTCTTGGGGGAGGCAGCAGCCATTTGTGCCGGGTGGCAGGAGGGCCCCTGCCCCCGACCCCTGCACAAGTGGGGTCAGGGGGACCTCAGCAGGTCCAGGGCCCGTGCGGGGAGGGGAGCTGGGCCTGCGAACCAAGATGGGCGCCTCCACCCGCGGGGACCACCCAGGCGAGGAAGCACCGAGGGGCCTGGCCAGAGACAGGCGCGCTAGCGGGCTCCCGAGTCCCGGCAGAGGCCGGG of the Sarcophilus harrisii chromosome 6, mSarHar1.11, whole genome shotgun sequence genome contains:
- the MRPL23 gene encoding 39S ribosomal protein L23, mitochondrial, with the protein product MARNVLYPLYQAGNPQLRIFRTNFFIQLVRPGTVQPEDTVQFRIPMEMTRVDLKNYLQSIYNVPVAAVRTRVQHGSNKKRDHRNVRIKQPDYKVAYVQLAYGQTFTFPDLFPEKETSPDTVSFEGIQNEFMDKERERQKGDPRRGGVPDWFGL